A part of Microbulbifer sp. MI-G genomic DNA contains:
- a CDS encoding ABC transporter permease, which translates to MNDLYLIYKNMTRKPLRLFLTCFAIFIAFLIFGAVTSLKSALNSGVELSADNRLVVFNRINFTKSLPIAYYQKVAAVTGVKDVTHLNWFGGYYQEPAKQIVSMAVEPESYLRVYGEVIIPETQKQAWFNNRQGALVGEKLAEMYGWKIGDRIPVSSNIFTHKDGGYTWEFIVSGIFKGNTEQYDTRHMLFHYQYFMETQTFGGDWIGWMALTTDDPSLNEKVAKVIDDTFANSQNETDTSTEEAFNKAFIEQIGNIGLIIFSVVFTAFFTILVVVGNTMALSIRERTGEIAVLKTLGFSSTRIFRMVLSESMLIALIGGLSGLAAAWFLVEVGKTFLAQFLPSLILDGNVALQALVFMLLLGLVTGLLPAFNALRVNIATAFNRQ; encoded by the coding sequence ATGAACGATCTCTACTTAATTTACAAAAACATGACGAGGAAGCCACTGCGGCTGTTTCTCACCTGTTTTGCCATCTTTATTGCGTTTTTGATCTTTGGTGCCGTCACCAGCTTGAAAAGTGCACTCAATTCCGGCGTGGAACTCTCTGCAGACAATCGCCTGGTGGTGTTTAACCGAATCAACTTTACCAAATCCCTGCCCATTGCCTACTACCAGAAAGTCGCCGCGGTGACAGGTGTGAAGGACGTCACCCATCTGAACTGGTTTGGTGGCTACTATCAGGAACCGGCCAAACAAATTGTCTCCATGGCGGTGGAGCCTGAATCCTATCTGCGCGTCTACGGTGAGGTTATTATTCCCGAGACGCAGAAACAGGCCTGGTTCAACAACCGTCAGGGAGCCTTGGTGGGGGAAAAACTGGCGGAGATGTATGGCTGGAAAATTGGCGACAGAATTCCGGTTTCTTCGAATATTTTTACTCATAAGGACGGTGGCTATACCTGGGAATTTATCGTCTCTGGTATTTTTAAAGGAAATACTGAGCAGTACGATACCCGACATATGCTGTTCCACTACCAGTATTTTATGGAAACCCAGACTTTTGGCGGTGATTGGATTGGCTGGATGGCACTTACCACCGACGATCCGTCGCTGAATGAAAAGGTGGCGAAGGTGATCGACGACACCTTTGCCAATTCCCAGAATGAAACCGACACCAGCACGGAAGAAGCCTTTAATAAGGCATTTATCGAGCAGATTGGTAATATCGGCCTGATCATTTTCTCGGTGGTCTTTACCGCGTTTTTCACCATTCTTGTTGTGGTTGGCAATACCATGGCGCTGTCCATTCGCGAGCGCACCGGAGAAATTGCCGTACTGAAAACCCTGGGATTTTCCAGCACGAGAATTTTTCGCATGGTTTTATCCGAGTCCATGCTGATTGCACTGATCGGCGGCCTCTCCGGGCTGGCGGCCGCCTGGTTTCTGGTTGAGGTGGGGAAAACCTTCCTTGCACAGTTTTTACCCAGCCTGATTTTAGATGGCAATGTGGCCTTGCAGGCACT
- a CDS encoding ABC transporter ATP-binding protein, with protein MSEDVLFQLMGVSKSFVKGKEKISIFDNLNMGIAQGDFVAIMGPSGSGKTTLLNMLGGVDQPSGGEIWFDGTRIDSLSESALTRWRAENIGFIFQFYNLMPMLNAQRNVELPLLLTKLPKTRRRKNVETALALVGLSDRTKHMPGEMSGGQQQRVAIARAIVSDPKLILCDEPTGDLDRGTADEILEMLQLLNRDHGKTIVMVTHDPAAAKYAKRTLHLDKGQFVQKEVVA; from the coding sequence ATGTCAGAAGATGTGCTGTTTCAATTGATGGGCGTCAGCAAAAGCTTTGTTAAAGGCAAAGAAAAAATTTCTATTTTTGACAACCTGAATATGGGTATTGCACAAGGGGATTTTGTCGCAATTATGGGGCCCTCCGGTTCCGGCAAAACTACCCTGCTGAATATGCTCGGTGGTGTGGATCAACCCAGTGGCGGCGAGATTTGGTTTGATGGTACCCGCATTGACTCCCTCAGTGAGAGTGCCCTGACCCGCTGGCGCGCGGAAAATATCGGCTTTATTTTCCAATTTTACAATTTGATGCCGATGCTGAATGCGCAGCGCAATGTGGAATTGCCACTGCTGTTGACAAAACTGCCCAAGACCCGGCGCCGCAAAAATGTGGAAACGGCGCTGGCTCTGGTAGGCCTGAGTGACCGCACCAAACATATGCCCGGCGAAATGTCCGGTGGCCAGCAGCAGCGGGTGGCTATTGCCCGTGCCATCGTCTCGGACCCCAAGCTGATACTGTGTGATGAACCCACCGGCGACCTGGACCGCGGCACTGCCGATGAAATCCTGGAAATGCTGCAGCTGTTAAACCGCGATCACGGCAAGACCATCGTCATGGTCACCCACGACCCGGCTGCGGCCAAATACGCCAAGCGCACCCTGCATCTCGACAAAGGACAGTTTGTGCAGAAGGAAGTGGTGGCATGA